From Phenylobacterium immobile (ATCC 35973), a single genomic window includes:
- a CDS encoding MFS transporter has product MISDLLAQRLARRNIHYAWVVAAATFVVMLLTAGAVGTPGVFMTPLQKQFGWKPADVSAALALRFAIYGLTAPFAAVLMNRFGLRRVVVIALTVIVAALGLSLMMREVWHLMLLWGLLVGLGTGMMAVVLGATVATRWFAKRRGLVVGLLAASFSTGQLVFLPLLAAMTERYGWKTSILFICGMLGTGGVVAALFMRDRPADLGLPAFGDDQVAPAPAQAGGFAALAAAPIKALAAVRASRTFWLLFATFFVCGLSTNGLIQSHFIAFCGDYGVVPVAAAGVLALMGVFDFFGTTASGWLSDRYDSRWLLFWYYGLRGVSLLLLPFSGFNVMGLSLFAVFYGLDWIATVPPTVKLATERFGPERANVVFGWIFAGHQLGAAAAAFGAGLSRTMLLTYLPAFFAAGAMCLAAAALILTLKRPQPAVAA; this is encoded by the coding sequence ATGATCTCAGACCTGCTCGCCCAGCGCCTGGCGCGTCGGAACATCCATTACGCGTGGGTGGTCGCGGCCGCGACCTTTGTCGTCATGCTGTTGACGGCCGGCGCTGTTGGCACGCCCGGCGTCTTCATGACGCCGCTCCAGAAGCAGTTCGGCTGGAAGCCGGCGGACGTCTCGGCTGCGCTCGCCCTGCGCTTCGCCATCTATGGCCTGACCGCGCCCTTCGCCGCCGTTCTCATGAACCGGTTCGGCCTACGCCGCGTGGTGGTGATCGCCCTGACAGTGATCGTCGCGGCGTTGGGGTTGTCGCTGATGATGAGAGAGGTCTGGCACCTGATGTTGCTCTGGGGCCTGCTGGTGGGCCTGGGCACTGGGATGATGGCTGTCGTGCTCGGCGCCACCGTCGCCACCCGATGGTTCGCCAAGCGCCGCGGTCTGGTCGTGGGCCTTCTGGCGGCCAGCTTCTCCACTGGACAGCTGGTCTTCCTACCGCTGTTGGCGGCGATGACCGAGCGCTACGGCTGGAAGACTTCTATCCTCTTCATCTGCGGCATGCTGGGGACGGGCGGCGTAGTCGCCGCCCTGTTCATGCGTGACCGGCCTGCTGACCTGGGCTTGCCCGCTTTCGGCGATGATCAGGTCGCCCCGGCGCCGGCGCAAGCGGGTGGGTTTGCCGCCCTGGCGGCCGCGCCGATCAAGGCGCTGGCGGCGGTCCGCGCAAGCCGGACGTTCTGGCTGCTCTTCGCCACCTTCTTCGTCTGCGGCCTGTCGACCAACGGCCTGATCCAGTCGCACTTCATCGCCTTCTGCGGCGATTACGGCGTCGTGCCCGTCGCCGCCGCCGGCGTCCTGGCCCTTATGGGCGTCTTCGACTTCTTCGGCACGACGGCGTCCGGCTGGCTGTCTGATCGCTATGACAGCCGCTGGCTGCTGTTCTGGTACTACGGGCTCCGCGGTGTCTCACTGCTGTTGCTGCCTTTCTCCGGCTTCAACGTGATGGGCCTGTCGCTCTTCGCGGTCTTCTATGGCCTCGACTGGATCGCGACGGTGCCGCCCACGGTGAAGCTGGCGACCGAGCGGTTCGGTCCGGAGAGGGCCAATGTCGTCTTCGGTTGGATCTTCGCCGGCCACCAGCTGGGCGCCGCCGCCGCGGCCTTCGGCGCCGGCCTCTCGCGCACCATGCTGCTGACCTATCTGCCGGCCTTTTTCGCCGCCGGCGCCATGTGCCTCGCCGCCGCGGCGCTGATCTTGACCCTCAAGCGGCCGCAACCAGCGGTCGCCGCCTGA
- a CDS encoding ArsC family reductase, protein MADVTLYGIRNCDTMKKAWTWLDAKPVAYDFHDYKKQGIDRATLEGWVDALGWETLLNRAGTTFRKLPDADRAGLNREKAIGLMLAQPAMIKRPVLSAGGNLYAGFKPETYAAVFPS, encoded by the coding sequence ATGGCTGACGTCACCCTCTACGGAATACGCAACTGCGACACGATGAAGAAGGCGTGGACCTGGCTGGACGCCAAGCCGGTCGCCTACGACTTCCACGACTACAAGAAGCAGGGGATCGATCGGGCGACCCTGGAAGGCTGGGTTGACGCCCTGGGCTGGGAAACCCTCCTCAACCGAGCCGGGACAACCTTCCGCAAGCTGCCGGACGCCGACCGCGCCGGTCTGAATCGCGAAAAGGCGATCGGCCTGATGTTGGCGCAGCCCGCGATGATCAAGCGACCTGTGCTCTCGGCCGGCGGGAATCTCTACGCCGGCTTCAAGCCGGAGACCTACGCCGCGGTGTTTCCCAGCTGA
- a CDS encoding DUF6249 domain-containing protein has product MEILIPLALFAMITAIVIGPRYFRSLERQKLQETMRAAIDKGQTIPPEVISAITADVAPAKPPSSPQRDLRRGVIWLAIAIGLVVAGLIIGVAEPDSTFHFLGIATIPGVLGGAFLTLYFLGRNKV; this is encoded by the coding sequence ATGGAAATCCTGATCCCTTTGGCCCTGTTTGCGATGATCACCGCGATCGTCATTGGGCCCCGCTATTTCCGAAGCCTTGAGCGTCAGAAGCTTCAGGAAACGATGCGCGCGGCCATCGACAAGGGCCAGACGATCCCGCCGGAAGTGATCTCGGCGATCACCGCTGACGTGGCCCCCGCCAAGCCGCCGTCTTCGCCGCAGCGTGACCTGCGCCGCGGGGTCATCTGGCTGGCCATCGCCATCGGCCTGGTGGTCGCGGGCTTGATCATCGGCGTGGCTGAACCTGACTCCACTTTCCATTTCCTGGGTATCGCGACGATCCCGGGCGTATTGGGCGGAGCGTTCCTGACGCTCTACTTCCTCGGCCGGAACAAGGTCTGA
- a CDS encoding RNA polymerase sigma factor: MALATPVRYANLHDVELCALSAAGDRRAFEELVRRHGTAVRALLRRMGADGSTADDVGQDAFIAAFEQIAEFRGEGTFTAWVRKIAARLYLRRIRKDRRLVALVADEAEPAPETGPGADGKIDLDRALNTLSAVERICVSLCYGAGVSHVEAAEALNLPLGTVKSHVKRGLDKLRARLDPDSASSEARRGNG; this comes from the coding sequence ATGGCTCTGGCCACCCCCGTCCGTTACGCGAATCTCCACGACGTGGAGCTGTGCGCGCTCTCGGCCGCCGGCGATCGGCGCGCCTTCGAGGAGCTCGTGCGGCGTCATGGCACGGCGGTCCGTGCGCTACTGCGCCGAATGGGGGCGGATGGGTCCACGGCGGACGATGTCGGCCAGGACGCCTTTATCGCCGCCTTCGAGCAGATCGCCGAGTTCCGCGGGGAGGGGACCTTCACCGCCTGGGTCCGCAAGATCGCCGCACGGCTTTATCTGCGCCGAATCCGTAAGGATCGCCGGCTGGTCGCCCTGGTCGCCGATGAGGCTGAACCCGCTCCCGAGACGGGCCCCGGCGCAGACGGCAAGATCGACCTGGACAGGGCGCTAAACACCCTGAGCGCGGTGGAACGGATCTGTGTCTCGCTCTGCTACGGCGCGGGCGTATCGCACGTCGAAGCCGCAGAAGCCTTGAACCTGCCGCTTGGAACGGTCAAATCCCATGTCAAACGTGGTCTGGATAAGCTCCGGGCGCGACTGGACCCGGACTCCGCAAGCTCCGAAGCGAGGCGCGGCAATGGCTGA
- the panB gene encoding 3-methyl-2-oxobutanoate hydroxymethyltransferase, which yields MSAHREDTVRRVSALDITQRKGKTPIVCLTAYTAPIAEILDEHCDVLLVGDSVGMVIHGLPNTVGVTLEMMILHGQAVMRGSKKALVVIDMPFGSYEGGHEIAYANATRLMKETGAQAVKVEAGPTVAPVIEYLVQRGIPVMSHVGLLPQAVLADGGFRAKGKDAEERRRILEDARASEAAGAFAVVIEGVAEGLAREITDAIGVPTIGIGASAGCDGQVLVVDDMLGLFDWTPKFVRRYADLRTEIARAAERYAEDVKARRFPGPAEIYFAKKAG from the coding sequence ATGTCGGCCCACCGTGAAGACACCGTTCGCCGCGTCTCAGCGCTCGACATCACCCAGCGCAAGGGCAAGACGCCGATCGTCTGCCTCACCGCCTATACCGCGCCAATCGCCGAGATCCTCGACGAGCACTGCGACGTGCTGCTGGTTGGCGATTCGGTCGGCATGGTGATTCACGGCCTGCCCAACACCGTGGGCGTCACCCTGGAAATGATGATCCTGCATGGCCAGGCGGTGATGCGCGGGTCGAAGAAGGCTCTGGTGGTGATCGACATGCCGTTCGGCTCCTATGAAGGCGGCCACGAGATCGCCTACGCCAATGCGACGCGATTGATGAAAGAGACGGGCGCGCAGGCTGTTAAGGTCGAAGCCGGTCCGACCGTCGCTCCGGTGATCGAATACCTCGTCCAGCGCGGCATCCCGGTGATGAGCCATGTAGGCCTGCTGCCCCAGGCCGTTCTCGCCGACGGCGGCTTCCGCGCCAAGGGCAAGGACGCTGAGGAGCGCAGGCGCATCCTTGAGGACGCCCGCGCCAGCGAGGCGGCCGGCGCCTTCGCCGTCGTCATCGAAGGCGTGGCCGAGGGCTTGGCGCGGGAGATCACCGACGCCATCGGCGTGCCAACAATCGGCATCGGAGCCTCGGCAGGCTGTGACGGTCAGGTGCTGGTGGTTGATGACATGCTGGGTCTATTCGACTGGACGCCGAAGTTCGTACGCCGCTATGCCGACCTGCGGACCGAGATCGCCCGCGCCGCTGAACGCTACGCCGAGGACGTCAAGGCCCGCCGCTTCCCTGGTCCGGCGGAGATCTACTTCGCCAAGAAGGCCGGCTAG